From Humisphaera borealis, the proteins below share one genomic window:
- a CDS encoding NADH:flavin oxidoreductase/NADH oxidase encodes MSSLFQPYHLKDVVLRNRVVVSPMCQYSSENGFPNDWHLVHLGSRAVGGAGLVIVEATAVAPEGRISPGDSGIYLDDHVEPFARIARFMKQHGAVPGIQIAHAGRKASANKPWEGDDHIVAAPPGWETIAPSAVPFGGNLTKTPKEMSVADIKRVRDNFVAAAKRSLAAGFEWLELHFAHGYLAHEFYSPLSNRRTDQYGGSFENRIRFIMETFAAVREVWPARFPLTARLSVTDWVKEGVTVEESIELTKRMKAGGLDLLDVSHGFNTPDISVVPWAPGFMVKESARIRRETGIATGVGWMITEPKQAEEIVRTEQADLVFLARELLRDPYWPYHAAKALGVETASDILPVQYARAVRDR; translated from the coding sequence ATGTCCAGCCTGTTTCAACCGTACCACTTGAAAGATGTCGTCCTGCGAAACCGCGTGGTGGTTTCGCCGATGTGTCAGTATTCATCCGAAAACGGGTTCCCGAATGACTGGCACCTCGTGCACTTGGGGTCGCGGGCGGTGGGCGGCGCGGGGCTGGTGATCGTCGAAGCGACCGCCGTCGCGCCGGAGGGGCGCATCAGTCCCGGCGACAGCGGCATCTACCTGGACGATCATGTCGAGCCGTTTGCCCGGATCGCGCGGTTCATGAAACAGCACGGCGCGGTCCCCGGGATTCAGATCGCCCATGCCGGCCGCAAGGCCAGCGCCAACAAGCCCTGGGAAGGGGACGACCACATCGTCGCCGCCCCGCCGGGGTGGGAGACGATCGCGCCGTCGGCGGTGCCGTTCGGCGGGAACCTGACCAAGACGCCGAAGGAAATGTCCGTCGCCGACATCAAGCGGGTGCGGGACAACTTCGTCGCCGCCGCCAAGCGATCCCTCGCCGCCGGGTTCGAATGGCTGGAACTGCACTTTGCCCACGGCTACCTGGCGCACGAGTTTTACTCGCCCCTGTCCAACCGCCGGACCGACCAATACGGCGGGAGCTTCGAGAACCGCATTCGTTTCATCATGGAAACGTTTGCCGCCGTCCGGGAGGTCTGGCCGGCGCGGTTCCCGCTGACGGCCCGGCTGTCGGTCACCGACTGGGTGAAAGAAGGCGTCACGGTGGAGGAATCGATCGAACTGACCAAGCGCATGAAGGCCGGCGGTCTCGATCTGCTCGACGTCAGCCACGGCTTCAATACGCCGGACATCTCGGTGGTGCCCTGGGCACCAGGGTTCATGGTGAAAGAGTCGGCGCGCATCCGCCGGGAGACAGGGATTGCGACCGGTGTCGGCTGGATGATCACCGAGCCGAAGCAGGCGGAGGAGATCGTCCGCACCGAGCAGGCCGACCTGGTGTTCCTCGCCCGCGAACTGCTGCGCGACCCCTACTGGCCGTACCACGCGGCCAAGGCGCTGGGCGTCGAAACGGCGTCGGACATTCTGCCGGTGCAGTACGCGCGGGCGGTGAGAGACCGATGA
- a CDS encoding DUF2314 domain-containing protein — MSQSKVFMFDGGDPEIHGAHEKARDTFRYFWREVAWERRRIVPGLDMAAVKAPFSDEVPNDEGNPNVEHMWLSDVDFNGREVSGTLLNAPNWLKSVNAGDVASVPLEQISDWMYVIAGEVYGAHTVNLMRSRMSPKERKDHDAAWGLEFGDPHLIRLVPDEYEKPRGLIKGLFGKKVGPKVIGEHPMSENSADSFREQLTQHPEMLEDLDDNGWTLLHHQALAGSAATVSVLLELGADVNAVTTNGTTPLQLAQSLKWDKVVVMLEARGAR; from the coding sequence ATGAGCCAATCCAAAGTCTTCATGTTCGACGGCGGCGATCCTGAGATCCACGGGGCGCACGAGAAAGCACGCGACACCTTTCGCTATTTCTGGCGTGAAGTCGCCTGGGAACGCCGGCGGATCGTACCCGGCCTGGACATGGCTGCCGTCAAGGCACCCTTCTCCGACGAAGTGCCCAATGACGAAGGGAATCCCAACGTCGAGCACATGTGGCTCAGCGACGTCGACTTTAACGGTCGCGAAGTCAGCGGCACCCTGCTCAATGCGCCGAACTGGTTGAAGTCCGTGAACGCCGGCGACGTCGCCTCGGTGCCGCTCGAACAGATCAGCGACTGGATGTACGTCATCGCCGGCGAAGTTTACGGAGCCCACACCGTCAACCTGATGCGGTCTCGCATGAGCCCGAAGGAACGCAAGGATCACGACGCGGCCTGGGGCCTGGAGTTCGGTGATCCCCATCTGATCAGGCTCGTCCCGGACGAATACGAAAAGCCTCGCGGACTGATCAAGGGCCTGTTCGGCAAGAAAGTCGGCCCCAAGGTCATCGGCGAGCACCCGATGAGCGAGAACTCGGCCGATTCGTTTCGCGAGCAACTCACCCAGCATCCGGAGATGCTGGAAGACCTCGACGACAATGGCTGGACACTGCTCCACCACCAGGCCCTGGCCGGCAGTGCCGCGACGGTGAGTGTATTGCTGGAACTGGGCGCGGATGTAAACGCCGTCACCACCAATGGGACGACACCGCTCCAACTGGCGCAGAGCCTGAAGTGGGACAAGGTGGTTGTAATGCTGGAGGCTCGGGGCGCTCGGTGA
- the ilvE gene encoding branched-chain-amino-acid transaminase has protein sequence MSPKVWIDGKITDPRDAKVCVYDHGFLYGDGIFEGIRVYGGKIFECKAHMDRLFESARAIRLVIPLTPEQVCKAMEDTVKAADCRDGYIRLIVSRGNGPLGISPAKCEKPSVICIVDTITMYPAEMYESGMAVITSSVIRNHANALSPRIKSLNYLNNVLAKIEANDAGVPEAIMLNSAGNVAECTADNIFIVRTVGTMPEVQTPATSDGILEGVTRRVVMDICKSVGLSMVEKTLQRHDLYIADECFLTGTAAEVIPVTKIDGRPVGTGKPGPITRELISAFKKKIREEGDGR, from the coding sequence ATGTCCCCCAAAGTCTGGATCGACGGCAAGATCACCGACCCCCGCGACGCCAAGGTCTGCGTTTACGACCATGGCTTCCTCTACGGCGACGGCATCTTTGAGGGTATCCGCGTCTATGGCGGCAAGATCTTCGAATGCAAAGCCCACATGGACCGGCTCTTCGAGTCGGCCCGGGCCATTCGGCTGGTCATCCCGCTGACGCCCGAGCAGGTCTGCAAGGCGATGGAAGACACCGTCAAGGCCGCCGACTGCCGCGACGGGTACATCCGGCTCATCGTCAGCCGCGGCAACGGGCCCCTGGGCATCAGCCCGGCCAAGTGCGAGAAGCCGTCGGTCATCTGTATCGTCGATACGATCACGATGTACCCGGCGGAGATGTACGAGTCTGGGATGGCGGTCATCACATCGTCGGTGATCCGCAACCATGCCAACGCGCTGTCGCCGCGCATCAAGAGCCTGAACTACCTGAACAACGTGCTGGCGAAGATCGAAGCCAACGACGCCGGGGTGCCCGAGGCGATCATGCTGAACTCGGCGGGGAACGTCGCCGAATGCACGGCGGACAATATCTTTATCGTGCGGACGGTCGGCACGATGCCTGAGGTGCAGACACCCGCCACGTCTGACGGCATCCTGGAAGGGGTCACCCGGCGGGTGGTGATGGACATCTGCAAGTCGGTCGGCCTGTCGATGGTCGAAAAGACGCTGCAGCGGCACGATCTGTACATTGCCGACGAGTGTTTCCTGACCGGGACGGCGGCCGAGGTCATCCCCGTGACCAAGATCGATGGCCGCCCCGTCGGCACGGGCAAGCCAGGCCCCATCACCCGGGAACTGATTTCGGCATTCAAGAAGAAGATCAGGGAAGAGGGGGACGGAAGATAG
- a CDS encoding 3-hydroxyacyl-ACP dehydratase FabZ family protein, whose product MPPAFLFDLGSIDLNTVLFGPEEIRLSNPQRGDMEHLNAIVWSDPTKGRILGYKDVKADEFWVPGHIPGRPLFPGVLMIEAAAQLACFYTKRYEGWQGFIGFGGANDIRFRQAVTPGKRLYMLAEKQWARHKRIESKVQGIVDGQLAFEATIVGTQM is encoded by the coding sequence ATGCCTCCTGCCTTCCTCTTCGATCTCGGATCCATCGATCTCAACACCGTCCTGTTCGGGCCGGAGGAGATCCGTCTGAGCAATCCCCAGCGCGGCGACATGGAGCATCTCAATGCGATCGTCTGGTCGGACCCGACCAAGGGGCGTATTCTCGGTTACAAGGACGTAAAAGCCGATGAATTCTGGGTGCCCGGGCACATCCCCGGGCGTCCGCTGTTCCCAGGCGTACTGATGATCGAAGCCGCGGCTCAGCTCGCCTGCTTCTACACCAAGCGATACGAGGGATGGCAGGGGTTCATCGGTTTCGGTGGCGCGAACGACATCCGCTTCCGCCAGGCCGTTACGCCGGGTAAGCGCCTCTACATGCTCGCCGAGAAGCAGTGGGCGCGGCATAAGCGGATCGAGAGCAAGGTTCAGGGAATTGTCGACGGGCAGCTCGCGTTCGAAGCGACGATCGTCGGCACACAGATGTAG
- a CDS encoding LEA type 2 family protein, translating to MSRLAILLFALLSGVGCNSAIPPTIELRSADVDEITTDELELQFNVKVTNPNAFALPVSAATYNLRLGGITVIEGEAKPTVTIPAEGSLPVAIPISIGFERLMMAEQALIESKGNVPYEMVGSLEFSAGPLKSLGQGVRVPLKLSGTLPLRDAVKNPLALLTSPAGRKFVDAVLGKGLGDFLSR from the coding sequence ATGTCACGCCTTGCGATTCTCTTGTTCGCACTATTGTCCGGCGTCGGCTGCAATTCGGCGATCCCGCCGACGATCGAACTGCGCTCGGCCGATGTGGACGAGATCACGACCGACGAGCTCGAGCTTCAGTTCAATGTCAAGGTAACCAATCCGAACGCGTTCGCGCTTCCGGTGAGCGCCGCGACGTACAACCTCCGCCTCGGCGGCATCACCGTCATCGAAGGCGAGGCAAAGCCCACCGTCACCATCCCCGCCGAGGGCTCGCTGCCGGTGGCGATTCCGATTTCGATCGGCTTCGAACGGCTGATGATGGCGGAGCAGGCGTTGATCGAATCGAAGGGGAACGTTCCTTACGAGATGGTGGGCAGCCTGGAGTTCTCGGCCGGTCCGTTGAAATCGCTCGGCCAGGGCGTTCGGGTTCCGCTGAAACTCAGCGGCACATTGCCGCTGCGCGACGCGGTGAAGAACCCGCTGGCGCTGCTCACGTCGCCCGCAGGGCGGAAGTTCGTCGACGCGGTGCTGGGCAAGGGCCTGGGCGACTTTTTAAGCAGATGA